In Opitutus sp., one genomic interval encodes:
- a CDS encoding transcriptional regulator produces MSQPALDSPPVAPIELNRLTTGERELIAVFVQMTQTLGLPRSLGEIYGLLFASPQPLAQQDIVARLGISKGSVSQGLRFLRTIGAIQPCPDANDRRECFVPVVELRALVGGFIRERITPQLSEWTDRTQKISLHDFKMAEHPAPSPAELSLINNRLEKLKTWHQRAELVLPLMGKLIG; encoded by the coding sequence ATGTCACAACCCGCACTAGATAGCCCCCCGGTGGCGCCGATTGAACTCAATCGCCTCACCACCGGCGAACGCGAATTGATCGCCGTGTTTGTGCAAATGACGCAAACCCTCGGCCTTCCCCGCTCCCTCGGTGAAATTTACGGCCTACTCTTTGCCTCGCCCCAACCCCTGGCTCAGCAAGACATCGTCGCTCGCCTAGGTATTAGCAAAGGTTCGGTTAGCCAAGGCCTGCGCTTTTTGCGCACGATTGGTGCCATTCAACCCTGCCCCGACGCTAACGACCGCCGCGAATGTTTTGTCCCCGTGGTTGAACTCCGCGCCCTGGTGGGCGGCTTTATCCGTGAGCGCATCACCCCGCAACTCTCCGAATGGACCGACCGCACGCAAAAAATCAGTTTGCATGATTTTAAGATGGCTGAGCACCCCGCGCCGAGCCCCGCTGAACTCAGTTTAATTAATAATCGCCTAGAAAAGCTCAAGACCTGGCACCAACGAGCCGAATTGGTATTACCGCTGATGGGCAAACTCATCGGCTAG
- a CDS encoding ABC-2 family transporter protein, with protein MMSVFAKYRHAFLIGLQSNIVYRWGFAVRALFSLFHLAFVFILWGAAYQGQTTIGGFDLNQTLTYFIAILLMQFFIGAFNEDYQISEDIRNGLINQFLLKPINYYLYRLSIFGAARLVSGALALLPILVALPFLKDHLVLPDGAWRIALGLPAMVMAALIQFTIAYIFGLLTFWFMEIQSFIILSLAIETILGGQMFPLDLLPAWIFRVSQWLPYYYQMYFPTAIFTGRLDQAQALSGLCIQAFWVVALLGLAQLLWTRGLRRHTAVGG; from the coding sequence ATCATGTCCGTCTTCGCTAAATACCGGCACGCCTTCCTGATCGGTCTGCAAAGTAACATTGTTTACCGGTGGGGCTTTGCGGTGCGTGCGTTGTTCTCCCTGTTTCACCTCGCCTTCGTATTCATCCTGTGGGGCGCGGCTTACCAGGGCCAAACGACCATCGGGGGCTTCGACCTGAACCAGACGCTCACCTACTTCATCGCCATCCTGCTGATGCAGTTTTTCATCGGCGCGTTCAACGAGGACTACCAGATCAGCGAGGATATCCGCAACGGCCTGATCAACCAGTTCCTGCTCAAGCCGATCAACTATTACCTTTACCGGTTAAGTATTTTTGGGGCCGCCCGCCTCGTCTCAGGAGCGCTGGCCCTGCTGCCCATTTTGGTCGCCCTTCCCTTCCTTAAAGATCATCTGGTTCTACCTGATGGGGCGTGGCGAATCGCCCTCGGACTACCGGCCATGGTCATGGCCGCACTCATTCAGTTCACCATCGCCTACATCTTCGGGCTGCTGACGTTTTGGTTCATGGAGATTCAGTCGTTCATCATCCTGTCGCTGGCGATCGAGACGATTCTAGGTGGGCAAATGTTCCCGCTCGATCTGCTGCCGGCGTGGATATTCCGCGTCTCGCAGTGGCTGCCGTACTATTACCAGATGTATTTCCCGACCGCGATTTTCACGGGGCGGCTGGATCAAGCCCAAGCGCTGTCCGGCCTGTGTATTCAGGCCTTCTGGGTCGTGGCCCTGCTGGGGCTTGCACAACTGCTCTGGACGCGCGGCCTGCGCCGCCACACCGCCGTCGGCGGCTAA
- a CDS encoding DUF4160 domain-containing protein, producing MNYREHDPAHFHARYQGFEVSIELESGRVTGEMPRRALQLIFEWMDLHRTELFENWSRVKALAPLNKIEPLP from the coding sequence ATGAACTACCGGGAACATGATCCGGCGCATTTCCATGCACGGTATCAAGGTTTCGAAGTGAGTATCGAGCTTGAATCAGGTCGGGTGACTGGCGAGATGCCTAGAAGAGCATTACAGTTGATTTTTGAGTGGATGGACTTGCATAGAACCGAACTCTTTGAGAACTGGAGCCGGGTTAAGGCACTCGCTCCTTTAAATAAAATTGAACCATTACCCTAA
- a CDS encoding ParA family protein yields MSTLVFTIANQKGGVGKTTTAVNLAAALAEKKIPTLLIDLDPQANATSAVGVEKKAGRSLYGPLSGEGTALAMITPTAYPNLSLIPSEEDLAAAEIELAQTENYLARLRDVIAPVKASGKFRVIIIDCPPAMGVLSMNSLAAADFLLIALQCEYMALEGLGQILRNLDRIKNAGLNNKLELGGVVMTMFDTRTNLSRQVVEEVKTHLADKIFKTVIPRTVRLSEAPSFGKTIFDYDPLSPGATAYKNLSKELIARFGLNGK; encoded by the coding sequence ATGTCCACTCTCGTCTTCACCATCGCCAATCAGAAGGGCGGCGTCGGCAAAACCACCACCGCCGTCAACCTCGCGGCCGCTCTGGCCGAAAAGAAAATTCCCACCCTGCTCATCGATCTCGATCCGCAGGCCAACGCCACCAGCGCGGTGGGAGTGGAAAAGAAGGCGGGGCGCAGCCTTTACGGTCCGCTCAGTGGCGAGGGTACCGCCCTGGCGATGATCACCCCGACCGCCTACCCGAACCTATCGCTCATCCCGTCGGAGGAGGACCTGGCGGCGGCCGAAATCGAGTTGGCGCAGACCGAAAACTACTTGGCGCGTCTGCGCGACGTCATCGCACCGGTGAAAGCCTCGGGAAAATTCCGCGTCATCATCATCGACTGCCCGCCCGCCATGGGCGTGCTGTCCATGAACAGCCTGGCGGCAGCCGACTTTCTGCTCATCGCCCTGCAATGCGAATACATGGCGCTGGAGGGTCTCGGCCAAATCCTGCGCAACCTCGACCGTATTAAAAACGCGGGGCTTAACAACAAATTGGAGCTGGGTGGAGTCGTGATGACGATGTTCGACACGCGCACCAATCTGTCGCGGCAGGTCGTCGAGGAGGTTAAAACCCACCTTGCCGATAAGATTTTCAAGACGGTTATCCCGCGTACGGTGCGCCTGAGCGAAGCGCCCAGCTTCGGCAAAACCATCTTCGACTACGATCCGCTTTCGCCGGGCGCCACCGCGTACAAGAACCTTTCCAAGGAGCTCATCGCGCGCTTCGGCTTGAACGGGAAATAG
- the rnc gene encoding ribonuclease III: MITAPSPLTALQARLGYTFKKPALLLQALTHPGYANEHPEDGEHYQRLEFLGDAVIQFVVTEALFHLRPQEREGELSRLRVALTNGIFLGMLARELGIPPLLRLCTAEQKTGGSPTAAGDAYEAVVGAILLDAGLPIAQAFILRIYGALEERLASLQIENANPKGRLQERFQPVHGSGALRYETEASGGADHAKEYTSRVFLGDRLLGSGHGTSKKLAEESAARSALAA, from the coding sequence GTGATCACCGCACCCTCCCCTTTAACCGCCTTACAGGCCCGCCTTGGATACACGTTTAAAAAACCGGCTTTGCTGCTGCAGGCGCTCACCCACCCCGGTTACGCCAATGAGCACCCCGAGGACGGTGAACATTACCAACGGCTCGAATTTTTGGGCGACGCGGTCATCCAGTTTGTCGTTACCGAGGCGCTGTTTCACCTGCGTCCGCAAGAACGTGAAGGCGAACTGAGCAGGCTGCGGGTGGCCCTGACCAACGGGATTTTCCTGGGTATGCTGGCGCGCGAACTGGGGATTCCGCCATTGCTGCGCCTGTGCACCGCCGAGCAAAAAACCGGCGGATCGCCCACCGCCGCCGGCGACGCCTACGAAGCCGTGGTCGGCGCGATCCTTTTGGATGCCGGCCTGCCCATCGCGCAGGCGTTTATCCTGCGCATCTATGGCGCTCTCGAAGAACGCCTTGCGAGTTTGCAGATTGAAAACGCCAACCCCAAGGGGCGCCTTCAAGAGCGGTTCCAGCCTGTCCACGGCAGCGGCGCCTTGCGTTATGAAACCGAGGCCAGTGGCGGCGCGGACCACGCCAAGGAGTACACCTCACGGGTTTTTTTGGGAGATCGCCTGCTCGGCAGCGGCCACGGCACCTCCAAAAAACTAGCCGAGGAGTCTGCAGCCCGCTCGGCACTGGCTGCCTGA
- a CDS encoding DUF2283 domain-containing protein, whose translation MTPPIPSAFSCPFVFVDLDASGRLVSMTIEHAKTSASIRDFSFEELLAS comes from the coding sequence GTGACCCCTCCTATCCCCTCCGCTTTTTCGTGTCCTTTCGTCTTTGTGGACCTCGATGCCTCGGGACGTTTGGTCAGCATGACCATTGAGCATGCCAAGACATCCGCTTCGATTCGGGATTTTAGCTTTGAGGAACTCCTTGCCTCCTAA
- a CDS encoding transposase: MAALVSPCRGTLTNLICLCGRAQQDWTADYRLYSRDRVKPAGLFRTVLHELEVNLPALTPLVAAIDDTLVRKTGVKIDGVGWKRDPLGPAFQTNLVRGQRYVQLSAAWPGSDGHARMIPVDFTHAPTPPKPGKKATTDEVQQYTEKKKQQRLNVVALARIQQLRQALPDTRKLVVAGDGSYTNAVVLKGLPAKTVYIGRIRRDAVLNALPGPPAATGRPPVYGAPVQTPEELRTDDTVAWQSVEAYAAGKKHTFKIKTLGPVLWRKAGATLPLQVMVIAPVGYRLRAGSKLLYRQPAFLVCTDPDMPVGDQLQYYLWRWGIEGNFRDEKTLIGTGQAQLRTAASNRNQPAATVAAYALLLIAALLFGDPAGQTPDPPPHLRPPKWRTHSSGASPATSSTGDLLRTLRSECWADQIAPESFSDFTSTDPPSTNSSKAPPFLAEALFRAA, translated from the coding sequence ATGGCGGCACTGGTTTCACCGTGCCGGGGGACTCTTACCAACCTGATTTGTCTGTGCGGGCGTGCCCAGCAGGACTGGACGGCCGACTACCGGTTGTATTCGCGTGACCGGGTGAAGCCGGCGGGGCTTTTCCGCACGGTCCTCCATGAGCTTGAGGTAAACCTGCCGGCGCTTACCCCGTTGGTGGCCGCCATCGATGACACCCTGGTACGCAAAACCGGGGTCAAGATCGACGGCGTCGGCTGGAAACGCGATCCGCTCGGCCCCGCGTTCCAAACCAACCTGGTGCGCGGCCAGCGCTATGTGCAACTCTCTGCGGCCTGGCCTGGTTCCGACGGACACGCCCGGATGATTCCGGTGGATTTCACCCACGCGCCGACGCCGCCAAAGCCGGGTAAAAAAGCCACTACCGACGAGGTTCAGCAGTACACGGAGAAGAAAAAACAGCAGCGGCTTAATGTCGTCGCGCTCGCCCGCATCCAGCAGCTTCGCCAGGCGCTGCCAGACACGCGCAAACTGGTGGTCGCCGGCGATGGCAGTTACACCAATGCGGTCGTACTCAAGGGCCTGCCCGCCAAGACCGTTTATATCGGCCGGATCCGCCGGGACGCCGTGCTCAACGCCCTGCCTGGACCACCCGCGGCCACCGGTCGCCCGCCGGTCTATGGCGCGCCGGTCCAGACCCCGGAAGAGCTGCGCACCGACGACACCGTGGCCTGGCAAAGCGTCGAGGCTTATGCGGCCGGAAAAAAGCACACCTTTAAAATCAAGACCCTCGGGCCGGTGCTGTGGCGTAAAGCCGGGGCGACGCTCCCGTTGCAAGTCATGGTGATCGCCCCGGTGGGCTACCGATTGCGCGCAGGCTCGAAGCTGCTCTATCGCCAGCCTGCCTTCTTGGTTTGCACCGACCCGGATATGCCCGTGGGTGACCAACTCCAGTATTACCTCTGGCGTTGGGGCATCGAGGGAAACTTCCGGGATGAGAAAACCCTGATCGGCACCGGCCAGGCACAACTGCGCACCGCCGCCTCCAACCGCAACCAACCCGCCGCCACCGTCGCCGCCTATGCGCTGTTGTTAATCGCCGCCCTGCTCTTCGGCGATCCTGCGGGGCAAACCCCTGATCCGCCGCCGCATCTTCGCCCGCCCAAATGGCGCACGCACTCTTCGGGCGCCTCGCCTGCGACCAGTTCCACGGGGGACCTCTTGCGCACCCTGCGCAGCGAATGCTGGGCCGACCAGATCGCCCCAGAGAGTTTCTCCGACTTCACGTCGACCGACCCTCCCTCCACGAACTCATCAAAAGCGCCACCCTTCTTGGCTGAAGCACTCTTCCGCGCTGCGTAA
- the mfd gene encoding transcription-repair coupling factor: protein MPVPASLARLKLTGVCPPARGAVIAELMRGHPAPVWLVVAENLKLAEQLAEDIAFFYRSAGGNPAAVTTLLFPESIPDSRDMREAFAASADRTTVLSRLRASRSWELGARSLELRAKSLELRAKSLELGAKSLELGAGSSELGAGSSELPAQSSQLLAPSSQLIIVTTPAALIQPVPAIEAFANRELTLTRGQTQPFQALLETLHGLDYDSEAVCESPGHYAVRGGIIDVYPITATEPYRLDFFGDEIEDIRAFDPVTQRSGEQVQSITLSASPRLKLDASKTGLADYLSPRTQLVFIEPAILDAEFAGFADEGFDGLTPILKKSAAAFGLADIDEASALFDGEEVSETTWDTESLVHHRSYPSDELVAQERLCAEEEARRNFLQQLVAWKKDGYGLAFVVSKEGEEQRVKEILAEDSRFKGLQPLWVRGTLNEGFRCTYRAGAGLLWSTLPKRKLGEIGGLVLVTETELFGRQRTRRVNGPQRAQVNRAQVDQLLDFSELVEGDFVVHLQHGIALYRGLTKLEMRDGLREVISLEFDDGVTLHVPLQESHLISRYVGLGKTKPQLGKVGSGRWEKTRQAAERATIDLAADLLKIQAQREAQPGHACLPDNDWQKEFEGSFPFTETKDQLKAIEETKADMERARPMDRLICGDVGFGKTEVAIRAAFKAVQDGRQVAILVPTTILAQQHLNTFRERMAGYPIAVEMVSRFRTKAESTRILAATAVGQVDILIGTHRILGADVAFKNLGLVIVDEEQRFGVKHKERLKSMRATVDILSMSATPIPRTLYMAMTGARDMSVIETPPVNRHPIQTIVKTYDDKLVVEAVRHELRRGGQVFYLHNRVQTINLVAARLTELMPDITVGVGHGQMDEHDLERVMTEFVAGKYQVLVCTTIIETGLDIPNCNTIIIEGADRFGLSQLYQLRGRVGRFKHQAYAYLLLHRHTRLVEITRERLNALRTHNQLGAGFRIAMRDLELRGAGNLLGSQQSGHIIGVGFELYCQLLRQSVARLKGEKNASAIRAAVKLDFVFVGESALPTSGPASASGPSPAAARTSYQAIKFAEQADDGAVEVTKIQARIPSVYIAETRLRIDFYRRLAMAGNGNQLKEIESDLRDRFGPFGDEVRALLLITDIRIRAESKRIITVETESSRLKCARGSGVRDDFVMVGARFPRLTAPKALARMKEIITFLNNLPSP from the coding sequence ATGCCCGTCCCCGCCTCCCTCGCCCGCCTAAAACTCACCGGTGTTTGCCCGCCCGCCCGGGGCGCGGTCATCGCCGAGCTCATGCGCGGCCACCCCGCGCCCGTCTGGCTGGTCGTCGCAGAAAACCTAAAACTGGCCGAGCAACTCGCTGAGGACATCGCGTTTTTTTACCGCTCCGCAGGCGGGAACCCGGCGGCCGTCACTACGCTCCTTTTCCCCGAGTCGATTCCCGACAGCCGTGACATGCGCGAGGCCTTCGCCGCCTCCGCCGACCGCACCACCGTGCTCTCCCGCCTGCGCGCCTCGCGGAGCTGGGAGCTGGGAGCTAGGAGCTTGGAGCTCAGAGCTAAGAGCTTGGAGCTCAGAGCTAAGAGCTTGGAGCTGGGAGCTAAGAGCTTGGAGCTGGGAGCTGGGAGCTCGGAGCTGGGAGCTGGGAGCTCGGAGCTCCCAGCTCAAAGCTCACAGCTCTTAGCTCCCAGCTCACAGCTCATTATCGTCACCACGCCTGCGGCGCTCATCCAGCCGGTGCCGGCCATCGAGGCGTTTGCCAACCGCGAACTCACCCTCACCCGCGGCCAAACCCAGCCGTTCCAAGCCCTGCTCGAAACCCTCCACGGGCTCGACTACGACTCCGAGGCGGTTTGCGAATCGCCCGGCCACTACGCGGTGCGCGGCGGCATTATTGATGTTTACCCCATCACCGCGACCGAGCCCTACCGTCTCGATTTTTTTGGCGACGAAATCGAGGACATCCGTGCCTTCGATCCCGTTACCCAGCGCTCCGGCGAACAGGTCCAGTCGATCACCCTGTCCGCCTCGCCGCGTCTCAAACTCGACGCCTCCAAAACCGGCCTCGCCGACTACCTCTCGCCGCGCACCCAACTGGTCTTCATCGAACCCGCCATCCTCGACGCCGAGTTCGCCGGTTTCGCCGACGAGGGGTTTGACGGACTCACCCCGATTTTAAAGAAATCCGCCGCCGCCTTCGGGTTGGCCGACATCGACGAGGCCTCCGCGCTTTTCGACGGCGAGGAGGTGAGCGAAACCACCTGGGACACCGAGAGCCTCGTCCACCACCGCAGTTACCCCTCCGACGAGCTCGTGGCCCAGGAGCGCCTGTGTGCCGAGGAGGAGGCGCGGCGCAATTTCCTCCAGCAACTCGTCGCCTGGAAAAAGGACGGCTACGGTCTGGCCTTCGTCGTTTCCAAAGAGGGCGAGGAACAGCGCGTGAAGGAGATTCTCGCCGAGGATTCCCGCTTCAAGGGCCTGCAACCGCTCTGGGTGCGCGGCACGCTCAACGAGGGGTTTCGCTGCACCTACCGCGCCGGCGCCGGCCTGCTCTGGTCGACCTTGCCCAAGCGCAAGCTGGGCGAAATCGGCGGACTCGTGCTGGTCACCGAGACCGAGCTGTTCGGCCGCCAGCGCACTCGCCGCGTCAACGGCCCGCAACGCGCCCAAGTGAACCGCGCCCAAGTCGACCAGTTGCTCGACTTCTCCGAGCTGGTCGAAGGCGATTTTGTCGTCCACCTCCAGCACGGCATCGCCCTCTACCGCGGGTTAACCAAACTCGAAATGCGCGACGGCCTGCGCGAGGTCATCTCGTTGGAATTCGACGACGGCGTGACGTTGCACGTGCCCTTGCAGGAATCGCACCTCATCAGCCGCTACGTCGGCCTCGGGAAAACCAAACCGCAACTGGGCAAAGTCGGCTCGGGTCGCTGGGAAAAAACGCGGCAGGCCGCCGAGCGCGCCACCATCGACCTCGCCGCCGATCTGTTGAAAATCCAGGCCCAGCGCGAGGCCCAGCCCGGCCACGCCTGCCTGCCGGACAACGACTGGCAAAAGGAGTTCGAGGGATCGTTCCCGTTCACCGAAACCAAGGATCAGCTCAAAGCCATCGAGGAAACCAAAGCTGATATGGAACGCGCCCGGCCGATGGACCGGCTGATCTGCGGCGACGTGGGTTTTGGCAAAACCGAGGTGGCGATTCGAGCCGCGTTTAAGGCGGTGCAGGACGGGCGGCAGGTCGCGATTTTGGTGCCCACGACGATCCTCGCCCAGCAGCACCTCAACACGTTTCGCGAACGTATGGCGGGTTACCCGATTGCCGTGGAAATGGTCAGCCGCTTCCGCACCAAGGCCGAATCCACGCGTATCCTCGCCGCCACTGCGGTGGGCCAAGTCGACATCCTCATCGGCACGCATCGCATCCTCGGAGCCGACGTCGCGTTTAAAAACCTTGGTCTGGTCATCGTCGACGAGGAGCAGCGCTTCGGCGTGAAGCACAAGGAGCGCCTCAAATCTATGCGCGCCACGGTGGACATCTTGTCGATGTCGGCGACGCCGATTCCGCGCACGCTTTACATGGCGATGACGGGCGCGCGAGACATGAGCGTGATCGAGACCCCGCCGGTCAACCGCCACCCGATTCAAACCATCGTCAAAACCTACGACGACAAACTCGTGGTCGAGGCGGTCCGCCACGAACTGCGGCGCGGAGGCCAGGTGTTTTACCTGCACAATCGGGTGCAGACGATCAACCTGGTCGCCGCGCGCCTCACCGAGCTGATGCCCGACATCACCGTCGGCGTCGGCCACGGCCAGATGGACGAACACGATTTGGAGCGCGTGATGACCGAGTTCGTCGCCGGCAAATACCAGGTCCTCGTCTGCACGACCATCATCGAGACCGGCCTGGATATCCCCAACTGCAATACGATCATAATCGAAGGCGCGGACCGCTTTGGGTTGTCACAACTCTACCAGTTACGCGGACGCGTCGGCCGGTTTAAGCACCAAGCCTACGCCTACCTGCTGCTGCACCGGCACACCCGGCTGGTGGAAATCACCCGCGAGCGGCTCAACGCGCTGCGCACCCACAACCAGCTCGGGGCGGGGTTCCGTATCGCCATGCGCGACTTGGAACTGCGCGGTGCGGGCAACCTGTTGGGGTCGCAGCAGAGCGGCCACATCATCGGCGTGGGCTTCGAGCTGTATTGCCAACTCCTACGCCAGTCGGTCGCGCGCCTGAAGGGCGAGAAAAACGCCTCCGCGATCCGCGCTGCCGTGAAGCTCGACTTCGTGTTCGTGGGCGAATCAGCGCTACCCACAAGCGGACCAGCGTCCGCGTCGGGTCCGTCACCGGCCGCCGCGCGCACCTCGTATCAGGCGATCAAATTCGCCGAGCAGGCCGACGACGGTGCCGTCGAGGTGACCAAGATTCAGGCGCGCATTCCCTCGGTTTACATCGCGGAAACCCGTCTGCGCATCGACTTCTACCGTCGCTTGGCGATGGCGGGAAACGGGAATCAATTAAAGGAAATCGAGAGCGACCTACGCGACCGCTTTGGTCCCTTTGGAGACGAAGTCCGCGCGTTGTTGTTGATCACCGACATTCGCATCCGGGCGGAGTCGAAGCGGATCATCACGGTGGAGACGGAGTCGTCGCGCCTGAAGTGTGCGCGAGGCAGCGGGGTGCGGGATGATTTTGTGATGGTGGGCGCGCGTTTTCCCCGGCTGACCGCGCCCAAGGCGTTGGCGCGGATGAAGGAGATCATCACCTTCCTCAACAACCTGCCCTCACCGTGA
- a CDS encoding ABC-2 family transporter protein, which produces MTILDYLRIWLAGARYSIVRTLMFRFDFIMWSLVELFWMVVNVLLVAVIYEHTESIAGWKRYEMLLLVGSSMLVQRFIMGFVWSNLFEMARNIRSGHFDFFLAQPGKPLVMVSTRKVDLDGLANAVVAAAVVIYAARQLGLSPSFVEVALYALMLLCGFLINYAILLITVSLTFWLGSAQGIEGSYFTLMEFSRLPRQAFKGVSSIVFVWILPAVVVSNVPANTLIHGFEPLNTLWLLAVTIAWMGLAVWVFNRGLRRYASASS; this is translated from the coding sequence ATGACGATTCTCGATTACCTGCGTATATGGCTGGCCGGAGCGCGCTATTCCATCGTGCGCACGCTGATGTTTCGCTTCGACTTCATCATGTGGTCGCTCGTAGAGTTGTTCTGGATGGTGGTCAACGTGCTGCTCGTCGCGGTCATCTATGAACACACCGAGTCGATCGCCGGTTGGAAACGTTATGAGATGCTCCTGCTGGTCGGCAGTTCGATGCTGGTGCAGCGCTTCATCATGGGCTTCGTGTGGAGTAACCTCTTCGAGATGGCCCGCAACATCCGCAGCGGGCACTTCGACTTCTTTCTGGCCCAGCCGGGTAAGCCGCTGGTTATGGTTTCGACGCGCAAAGTCGATCTCGACGGCTTGGCCAACGCGGTGGTCGCCGCCGCCGTTGTGATTTATGCGGCGCGCCAGTTGGGGCTGTCGCCCTCATTCGTGGAAGTGGCGCTCTACGCTTTGATGCTACTGTGCGGATTTTTGATCAATTACGCCATTTTGCTGATCACCGTATCGCTCACCTTTTGGCTCGGGTCGGCGCAGGGAATTGAGGGGAGTTATTTCACCTTAATGGAGTTTTCCCGTCTGCCACGGCAGGCCTTCAAGGGGGTCAGCAGCATCGTCTTTGTGTGGATATTGCCGGCGGTGGTGGTGAGCAATGTGCCGGCCAACACGCTGATTCACGGCTTTGAGCCGCTGAACACGCTGTGGCTGCTCGCCGTGACGATCGCGTGGATGGGTTTGGCGGTTTGGGTGTTCAACCGGGGGCTGCGCCGCTACGCGAGCGCGTCGTCGTGA
- a CDS encoding transposase, which produces MKTGNKISSGVKLSSNESIVYPSGDFFSTPARSDFGDFLLQLQRFWRSHPEIEVAMTADLDAHAMAEKRERRKDREFELAQTEALFAVPASGTAEKTQAEFLAAGRPRTPAVVVFITAMATGYLGSQYSACPRMVLLESASLRTLLDDLGYTLPAPNTVGPLINRLSESTLALIHRAQLADILAEGLDSFTDITLDSTAIKASSCWPTDSGIIYRLFERAYRMGGKLDQVGLNSLQDGFKDHWLEELRKSARAIALLGGGPRRAQKLRLLYDQFYQIACKLGGKLLTQVEAAEAEANVKLAKLRPSKRRIAEDLLDCIHGDVVAVITTIQQSIARVHDGVKTKSRERVLSLADRSAAFIEKGGREPVIGYKPQLARSRGGFVTALILDAGNVADCKQLVPLLIQNIANTGLVPASANVDDGYSSAEGLAQAYELKVAKVSISGAKGRALLGEELWNHQDYITLRAERSAIESLMFTLKFNHGFGRPGRRGLAAVRSELTLKILAHNFDRMILVRARRSQEKPLPLAA; this is translated from the coding sequence ATGAAAACAGGAAACAAAATAAGTAGCGGCGTTAAATTATCAAGTAACGAATCGATCGTTTATCCCTCCGGCGACTTCTTTTCAACCCCGGCGCGCAGTGATTTTGGTGATTTCTTACTGCAATTACAGCGCTTTTGGCGGTCCCACCCCGAAATCGAAGTGGCCATGACCGCCGATCTCGACGCCCACGCCATGGCGGAAAAGCGCGAACGGCGGAAGGACCGGGAGTTCGAACTGGCGCAGACCGAGGCGTTGTTCGCCGTGCCGGCGTCAGGCACGGCGGAAAAAACGCAAGCCGAGTTCCTCGCCGCAGGGCGTCCGCGCACCCCCGCTGTTGTGGTTTTTATCACGGCCATGGCCACCGGTTACTTGGGGTCGCAATACAGTGCCTGCCCCCGGATGGTGCTGCTTGAATCGGCATCGTTGCGCACCTTGCTCGATGATTTGGGGTACACGCTGCCTGCACCTAATACCGTTGGCCCCCTGATAAATCGCCTGAGTGAGAGTACTCTCGCCCTGATCCACCGGGCCCAATTGGCCGATATTTTGGCCGAAGGGCTCGATTCGTTTACCGATATCACCCTGGACAGCACGGCGATCAAGGCATCCAGTTGCTGGCCAACAGACTCCGGTATCATTTACCGCCTCTTTGAGCGAGCCTACCGCATGGGCGGCAAGCTCGACCAGGTCGGGCTTAACTCGCTGCAGGATGGCTTCAAAGACCACTGGCTGGAGGAGTTGCGAAAGAGCGCCCGCGCCATCGCCCTGCTGGGTGGTGGTCCCCGCCGAGCCCAAAAACTCCGGCTGCTCTACGACCAGTTTTACCAAATCGCCTGCAAGTTGGGCGGCAAGTTGCTCACCCAAGTAGAAGCCGCAGAGGCCGAAGCAAATGTTAAACTGGCCAAGCTGCGGCCCTCCAAGCGCCGGATCGCGGAAGACCTACTGGACTGCATCCACGGGGACGTGGTCGCGGTGATTACGACGATCCAGCAAAGCATTGCGCGGGTGCATGATGGGGTGAAGACCAAGTCGAGGGAAAGGGTCCTCAGCCTGGCCGATCGCAGTGCTGCTTTTATTGAAAAAGGCGGGCGGGAACCGGTGATTGGCTACAAGCCGCAATTGGCCCGCAGCCGCGGCGGTTTTGTCACCGCGCTGATTCTCGACGCGGGCAACGTGGCTGATTGCAAGCAACTGGTGCCCCTGCTGATCCAGAATATCGCCAACACGGGCCTGGTGCCGGCGAGCGCGAACGTCGACGACGGCTACTCCAGCGCCGAAGGGCTGGCGCAGGCATACGAGCTGAAGGTGGCCAAGGTGAGCATCTCCGGCGCCAAGGGGCGCGCCTTGCTCGGCGAGGAACTGTGGAACCACCAGGATTATATCACGCTTCGCGCCGAGCGCAGCGCGATCGAGTCGCTGATGTTTACGCTCAAGTTCAACCACGGGTTCGGCCGGCCGGGTCGTCGCGGGTTGGCGGCGGTGCGCAGCGAACTGACCCTGAAGATCCTCGCGCACAACTTTGACCGGATGATTTTGGTGCGCGCCAGAAGGTCTCAGGAAAAGCCGCTGCCCTTGGCGGCCTGA
- a CDS encoding DUF2442 domain-containing protein gives MNKFLHVTKVSYLRDYILELTFNDGVTGELDLRGELNGEIFMPLTDKNFFCKVYLNPDTETIEWPNGADFAPEYLHAKVRVLV, from the coding sequence ATGAATAAATTCCTACATGTGACTAAAGTATCCTATCTGCGTGATTATATACTTGAACTCACTTTCAACGATGGAGTCACGGGTGAGCTAGATTTACGGGGTGAGTTAAACGGAGAAATTTTCATGCCGTTGACCGATAAAAACTTTTTTTGTAAAGTTTACCTAAATCCGGATACAGAAACTATCGAATGGCCGAATGGGGCTGATTTCGCACCTGAGTACCTCCATGCCAAAGTTCGCGTGCTGGTATAG